One window of Nicotiana tomentosiformis chromosome 11, ASM39032v3, whole genome shotgun sequence genomic DNA carries:
- the LOC117280063 gene encoding uncharacterized protein gives MSVTEYEMEFTNLAEYAPNLRPTEREKVRRFIEGLNPYMAKDMTSHQDDKTYLQVVNIATRKEAFDKIAREARENGKKARTTIDPGSTFSYLSPYFCVEIGKAPEPLGVPFKVSTSIGEYVKVEYIFRNCIIIVQGRETLANLNLLDIIDFDIIAGMDWLSSCHAIVNCHAKTVKFSFIGENPVIIRGEVGTPVGKFISYLKARELVNNGCLAYLAHVRDMKADSPMLESIHIVKEFPEVFADDLLGIPPDREIEFGIGILSGTQPILIPPYKMVPAEQNELKKQLYDLLYKGYYRHFVEGFYSVATPLTTLTQKNVKFQWSEACDKSFQELKNRKLKNHERNYPTQNLELATVIFALNKWRHYLYGEQCDIYTDHKNLQYIFKHEELNLRQRRWLELLKDYYCNIFYHPGKANMVVDALSRRSMGSLTGLPMVERPIVKEAH, from the exons ATGTCAGTGACCGAATATGAGATGGAATTTACAAATTTAGCAGAGTATGCACCTAATTTGAGACCGACAGAGAGAGAAAAAGTGAGAAGGTTCATTGAAGGCTTGAATCCATATATGGCAAAAGATATGACTTCACATCAGGATGACAAGACTTATCTTCAGGTTGTCAATATCGCTACGCGTAAGGAGGCTTTTGATAAAATTGCCAGGGAAGCTAGAGAAAATGGCAAGAAGGCTAGAACCACAA TTGATCCTGGTTCAACTTTCTCTTATCTGTCTCCTTATTTTTGTGTCGAGATTGGAAAAGCACCAGAACCATTAGGGGTCCCGTTTAAGGTTTCCACATCTATAGGAGAATATGTTAAAGTTGAGTATATATTTAGAAATTGCATCATCATCGTTCAGGGCCGAGAAACATTAGCCAATTTGAACTTGTTAGATATTATTGACTTTGACATCATAgctggcatggactggttatcttctTGTCATGCTATAGTTAATTGCCACGCGAAGACCGTTAAATTCTCATTTATTGGGGAAAATCCAGTTATAATTAGAGGTGAAGTGGGTACGCCTGtgggtaagtttatttcttaccttaaggctagaGAGCTAGTGAATAATGGGTGTTTGGCGTATCTAGCACATGTGCGGGATATGAAAGCCGACTCCCCAATGCTTGAATCAATACATATTGTGAAAGAGTTTCCAGAAGTGTTTGCAGATGATCTCCTAGGGAtaccaccagatagggagattgagtttGGCATAGGCATATTATCAGGAACTCAGCCAATCTTGATTCCTCCTTACAAAATGGTTCCAGCTGAGCAAAATGAACTCAAGAAGCAATTATATGACCTTTTATATAAAG GTTACTACCGTCATTTTGTAGAAGGGTTCTATTCGGTAGCTACCCCCTTGACAACGTTAACTCAGAAAAATGTGAAGTTTCAATGGTCTGAAGCTTGTGACAAAAGTTTTCAAGAACTCAAGAACAG gaaattaaagaatcatgagaGAAATTATCCTACCCAGAATCTAGAGCTAGCAACCGTTATTTTTGCTCTAAACAAATGGCGTCACTATCTTTATGGAGAGCAATGTGACATTTATACAGATCACAAAAATTTGCAGTATATATTCAAGCATGAAGAGTTGAATCTGAGACAACgcaggtggttggagttgcttaaagattattATTGTAATATCTTTTACCATCCTGGCAAAGCGAATATGGTTGTTGATGCTCTGAGTAGAAGATCCATGGGGAGTTTGACCGGGTTGCCTATGGTCGAACGTCCAATAGTTAAGGAAGCCCATTAA